One stretch of Heterodontus francisci isolate sHetFra1 chromosome 22, sHetFra1.hap1, whole genome shotgun sequence DNA includes these proteins:
- the LOC137381628 gene encoding uncharacterized protein encodes MASVLPALLLCLFVQCVPTYTKQLCMLENAMMGGSFNLSITPKYYMPNTKYNVTIEGSASDVMVALSASYNSTSFGIWTNNAENCSGILQTSGGTTTEMWTSPENMTNMEVSVTFKAYVKISGNMTYAMNKTIKTAPMITPTPTPMKNVTMSGNMTTAGNMTQQTTKSTNMTTTAATVKPTSGAITFKRLDGFAIMLLLCITIRELLL; translated from the exons ATGGCTTCAGTTTTACCAGCACTACTTCTttgcctgtttgttcagtgtgtaccAACCTACACAAAGCAACTTTGCATGCTCGAAAATGCTATGATGGGAGGCTCATTCAATTTAAGTATTACTCCAAAATACTACATGCCAAACACAAAGTACAATG TTACCATTGAGGGATCTGCATCTGATGTTATGGTGGCTCTCTCAGCTTCCTATAACAGCACCAGTTTTGGGATTTGGACAAACAATGCTGAAAACTGCTCAGGAATTCTTCAGACCTCAGGCGGAACAACCACTGAAATGTGGACTTCACCTGAAAACATGACGAACATGGAAGTCTCTGTTACATTCAA AGCCTATGTCAAGATTTCTGGAAATATGACATATGCCATGAATAAAACCATCAAAACAG CTCCTATGATCACACCTACTCCAACTCCTATGAAAAATGTGACAATGAGTGGCAACATGACCACAGCTGGCAACATGACGCAACAAACAACCAAATCTACAAACATGACAACAACTGCTGCAACTGTCAAGCCGACATCAGGTGCCATTACCTTCAAGCGTCTGGATGGATTTGCTATTATGCTGTTGCTATGTATTACAATTCGAGAATTGCTATTATAA
- the LOC137381629 gene encoding autotransporter adhesin BpaC-like, translated as MSITCSLLTLNAYVQSSANTYLLTQRISTGSANTTSVNMTTASPNGNMTTASPNGNMTTASSNGNMTTASANGNMTTASPNGNMTTASSNGNMTTASANGNMTTASANGNMTTASPNGNMTTASSNGNMTTASPNGNMTTASSNGNMTTASANGNMTTASSNGNMTTASANGNMTTASPNGNMTTASSNGNMTTASANGNMTTASSNGNMTTASPNGNMTTASANGNMTTASPNGNMTTASSNGNMTTASANGNMTTASSNGNMTTASPNGNMTTASSNGNVTSMTNTTSSTTKQMNSTTSINNLTSSTTRNAMSTFKPSVGLAFTLLFFVFIAVEQSVSQ; from the coding sequence GTTCTGCCAATACAACCTCCGTAAACATGACCACTGCTTCACCCAATGGCAATATGACCACTGCTTCACCCAATGGCAATATGACTACTGCTTCATCCAATGGCAATATGACCACTGCTTCAGCCAATGGCAATATGACCACTGCTTCACCCAATGGCAATATGACTACTGCTTCATCCAATGGCAATATGACCACTGCTTCAGCCAATGGCAATATGACCACTGCTTCAGCCAATGGCAATATGACCACTGCTTCACCCAATGGCAATATGACCACTGCTTCATCCAATGGCAATATGACCACTGCTTCACCCAATGGCAATATGACCACTGCTTCGTCCAATGGTAATATGACCACTGCTTCAGCCAATGGCAATATGACCACTGCTTCGTCCAATGGTAATATGACCACTGCTTCAGCCAATGGCAACATGACCACTGCTTCACCCAATGGCAATATGACTACTGCTTCATCCAATGGCAATATGACCACTGCTTCAGCCAATGGCAATATGACCACTGCTTCGTCCAATGGTAATATGACCACTGCTTCACCCAATGGCAATATGACCACTGCTTCAGCCAATGGTAATATGACCACTGCTTCACCCAATGGCAATATGACCACTGCTTCGTCCAATGGTAATATGACCACTGCTTCAGCCAATGGCAATATGACCACTGCTTCATCCAATGGCAATATGACTACTGCTTCACCCAATGGCAATATGACCACTGCTTCATCCAACGGCAATGTGACCAGCATGACCAATACCACCAGCAGCACAACCAAACAGATGAATTCCACAACATCAATCAACAACTTAACTTCCAGTACTACCAGAAATGCTATGAGTACCTTCAAACCATCAGTTGGATTGGCTTTTACTCTGTTATTCTTTGTATTTATAGCAGTTGAACAATCAGTCTCACAATAA